Below is a genomic region from Thermococcus sp..
CAGTTCCTCAAGCTCTCCAGAGGGTTCTCTAAACTCGCCGGCGAGGGCTATCTCAGCTACCCTCTCGACAGGAACTCCATAACGCTCGCTCAGCCTTTTGATCTCTCCAGCGACTTCATCGTCGAGCTCGATTTCAATCTTTCCAAAGCCCTTCTCGGGTTTGATGATGAGCTTCATTTCGTTCACGCTCCATGAACAATTCGTTCACGTTTTCTGAACTTTCTTTCTATTTTCCTCGAACTTTGCATTCAGCTCGGCGTTTTCCCTTCTAAGCCTCTCTCGCTCTGCCATCATCAGCTCCTTGTCCTTTAGGGCATTTTCATAGAACTCCCTAAGCTCTTCAATTTCGTCCTCCATCTCGCGGAGCTTCTCCTCGAGTTTCTCCACCCTTTCCCTGAGGAACTCCTCTCTCTCGGCCTTGAGGGTTTCCTCGGCCTTTGGCAGGTTCTCTCTGAGGAGGGCGTTTATATCTTTGCCCTTGAGGGTCTTGAACCTCTCGCGGGGAATAATGACTTCTATCTTCATAGCCCTCCACTCGCCGCAATCCATTCAAGGAATTCTTCGGGGCTCAGAACCATTATCTGGTTCTCTGCCTTCTTTCTAAAGTCCTCGTCTCGCGTTATCAGAACATCACATCCCGACGCCAGTGCAGAAGCCAGTGCCACAGAATCGTAGGGGTCGGTCCCGAGTTTCAACTGAAAAGAGAACGCATCAATCAAAGCCAACTCATTGGGAACGTAAACCTCAATACCAATGTCTTCAATTTCCTTGACTTTTTCCGGGTTCAGCTTGTTTCTTTTAAACACATGGGCGCTTTCCATCAGCGTGAATATCGAAACGAGACCCTCAATCTCACCAGTTTCGACGAGTTTTAAAATCCGAAGCGGGGCCTTCCATAGCTCATCCCCTGTTTTGGGATCTTCCTCTTTGAACCAGACGTTCAGGAGGACATTTGTGTCGAGATAGACCCTAATCATACTCCTCCTCCCTCATCCTTCTGAGCAGTTCTACGCTGCTCATCCCCTTGGGAAGCCTCCCTTCCAGT
It encodes:
- a CDS encoding PIN domain-containing protein, with the translated sequence MIRVYLDTNVLLNVWFKEEDPKTGDELWKAPLRILKLVETGEIEGLVSIFTLMESAHVFKRNKLNPEKVKEIEDIGIEVYVPNELALIDAFSFQLKLGTDPYDSVALASALASGCDVLITRDEDFRKKAENQIMVLSPEEFLEWIAASGGL